From the genome of Thermodesulfobacteriota bacterium, one region includes:
- a CDS encoding 3-hydroxybutyrate dehydrogenase, producing the protein MKGKAVLVTGAASGIGRACAEAFAREGAHVIVHDVQAEGAAVARAVGGTFLQADLSSIDAVRTLALDALAVRGAVDVLVNNAGFQTVSPVEDFPEDVWARMIQVMLIAPFQLTKHLVPGMKAKGWGRIVNISSLHGVVASPFKSAYISAKHGLIGLTRTVALEVAAHGITVNAICPAYVRTPLVEKQIEAQAKTHGIGPDEVIQKIMLEPAAIKRLIEPEEVADFALFLASDKARSFTGAAHLMDLGWTAR; encoded by the coding sequence ATGAAGGGAAAGGCCGTCTTGGTGACCGGAGCCGCGAGCGGGATCGGAAGGGCATGCGCCGAGGCGTTTGCCCGGGAGGGCGCCCACGTGATCGTGCACGACGTGCAGGCCGAGGGGGCGGCCGTGGCACGGGCCGTGGGCGGCACCTTCCTTCAGGCCGACCTCTCGAGCATCGACGCGGTACGAACCCTCGCGCTCGATGCACTCGCCGTGAGGGGAGCGGTGGACGTCCTGGTGAACAACGCGGGCTTTCAAACCGTGTCGCCGGTGGAGGACTTCCCCGAAGACGTGTGGGCAAGGATGATCCAGGTGATGCTCATCGCCCCCTTTCAGCTCACCAAGCACCTGGTGCCCGGCATGAAGGCCAAGGGGTGGGGGCGCATCGTCAACATCTCGTCCCTCCACGGGGTCGTGGCGAGCCCCTTCAAGAGCGCCTACATCTCGGCCAAGCACGGCCTCATCGGGCTGACCCGCACCGTGGCCCTGGAGGTGGCGGCCCACGGCATCACCGTCAACGCCATCTGCCCGGCCTACGTGCGCACGCCGCTGGTGGAGAAGCAGATCGAGGCCCAGGCCAAGACCCACGGCATCGGCCCCGACGAGGTGATCCAGAAGATCATGCTCGAGCCCGCCGCCATCAAGCGGCTCATCGAACCCGAGGAGGTGGCGGACTTCGCCCTCTTCCTGGCCTCGGACAAGGCCCGGTCCTTCACGGGGGCGGCCCACCTGATGGACCTGGGCTGGACGGCGCGCTAA